One window of Phycodurus eques isolate BA_2022a chromosome 17, UOR_Pequ_1.1, whole genome shotgun sequence genomic DNA carries:
- the LOC133415956 gene encoding thrombospondin type-1 domain-containing protein 1, with amino-acid sequence MPQAVSLLSLLLGLMGYALAGLNIWPSFHVALSNASVFVDFSTKSNSSLIRHLSLSLIDMDTNATLQTRTLSNNQSAGRVEFSCTCFLYAGTFRFLLRQTSTAEESYSNGTGRSESNAWWSSELRVQWPTFHIAVERVVNHSGAFQIGISTNEHFQPCSSILDPALLLEVSYMEYNQIGRKGINKVQARTYHPIRPLRSQMIKRPCAFPFTERDFIQVSLRSPHSAQEVKSSGPLYLSHIFSYKLLVENANIYRSGCEGTVTVKLVTPPCAHIDGKVLLFKDSVVGRGLALSSGTGAEAVMGFGQEDASSPPLAFNWLTQGENETEFNCSVFYPGRSKYCFRFVFNYSRSPSPAQTCLVVHRSEESWGPWKQWSVCSVSCGEGVRERVRECLLPSGVDGKQCTGMEKKQSFCSLEDCAALPAPSPSLPPVLAGVVPIGGNMVVVAGISLCLAVILATVVITVWRKLCHTPQCSSVRRGSVHSPGGSKLSDEASICGNSLQRPGLMSVGSTQIQRPPLGSSPLSQDPERLSPTGLKLLPPIFGYRLAQLQLKEMKKKGLKEATQLYHVSSSPVHDTSVETPASPTNPHIPSPIASSFSELPSQPSRITPDRLNPRVDLVLGPHVSGHGSGGSSKWRDRTADWVEMVERSGIAGVAERPRGNVYHKNPHFRRTSSFTDTKPQLSSSGHFRDRSMTQVGSRTLPEGNSWTKDRRERPQFSSYPIPEHDTPKLTQCRGQSSNQRNPCIQNSIPSLSNEVKHTGTNTSQKHVDHSGAGERQVSGEVGNRAREGLSGIGGPVTSPNRQHGVNLSVERAEQNWNRRGPSPIQRNMLARKLKEAQSGSSVRGRQRSSTFSVSSSDHRKDQGRPRPGSGCYIGTESFAYTLSEAEQRMLDLSPVYTEETN; translated from the exons CTTTGGCAGGGCTCAACATCTGGCCCTCCTTCCACGTCGCCCTTAGCAACGCCAGtgtgttcgtggacttcagcacGAAAAGCAACAGCAGCCTCATCCGCCACCTGAGCCTCTCTCTGATTGACATGGACACAAACGCCACCCTCCAGACCAGGACTCTATCCAACAACCAGTCTGCTGGTCGAGTGGAGTTCAGCTGCACCTGTTTCCTGTATGCTGGAACTTTCCGCTTCCTACTGAGGCAGACCAGCACCGCGGAGGAGTCCTACTCAAATGGGACGGGGCGTTCGGAGAGTAACGCGTGGTGGAGTTCAGAACTGAGGGTGCAGtggcccacatttcacattgcGGTCGAGAGGGTCGTAAACCACTCGGGAGCTTTTCAG ATTGGAATATCCACCAACGAACACTTCCAGCCTTGCTCCAGCATCCTCGACCCTGCTCTCCTGCTCGAAGTCAGCTACATGGAGTACAACCAGATCGGACGAAAAGGCATCAACAAGGTGCAAGCCCGCACGTATCATCCAATCCGTCCTCTCCGTTCCCAGATGATCAAGCGTCCCTGTGCCTTCCCTTTCACGGAGAGGGACTTCATACAAGTGTCCCTCCGCTCCCCTCATTCAGCACAGGAGGTGAAAAGCTCCGGTCCTCTCTACCTTTCCCACATCTTCTCCTATAAGCTGCTAGTGGAAAACGCCAATATCTATAGGAGTGGGTGTGAAGGGACTGTGACTGTGAAGCTAGTAACTCCACCTTGTGCTCACATTGATGGGAAAGTACTATTGTTTAAAGACAGCGTTGTTGGAAGAGGGCTAGCTCTCTCCTCTGGGACGGGAGCAGAAGCAGTGATGGGTTTCGGGCAAGAGGATGCGTCCTCTCCTCCGTTGGCTTTTAACTGGCTCACTCAGGGAGAGAATGAGACAGAATTCAACTGCTCTGTTTTTTACCCGGGAAGGAGTAAGTACTGCTTCCGATTTGTGTTTAACTACAGCCGCTCGCCGAGTCCGGCTCAGACCTGCCTGGTGGTGCACAGGAGCGAAG AATCTTGGGGGCCCTGGAAGCAGtggagtgtgtgcagtgtgagctgtggcGAGGGAGTCAGGGAACGCGTGCGGGAGTGTTTGCTGCCCTCTGGTGTAGACGGGAAGCAGTGCACTGGAATGGAGAAGAAACAGTCCTTCTGCTCCCTGGAAGACTGTGCAG CATTGCCGGCTCCATCGCCATCTCTTCCCCCCGTACTGGCTGGAGTCGTCCCCATAGGTGGCAACATGGTGGTGGTTGCCGGCATCTCCCTCTGCCTTGCTGTCATTCTGGCCACAGTCGTGATCACCGTGTGGCGAAAGCTCTGCCACACCCCTCAGTGCAGCTCAGTCCGCAGAGGCTCCGTGCATTCCCCCGGCGGAAGCAAACTCTCCGACGAGGCCTCCATTTGCGGCAACAGTCTTCAGAGGCCGGGCCTCATGAGCGTTGGTTCGACCCAAATCCAGAGGCCTCCGCTGGGCAGTTCGCCTCTCTCACAGGATCCGGAGAGGCTATCGCCCACTGGTTTGAAGTTGCTGCCTCCCATTTTTGG GTACCGTTTAGCTCAGCTGCAATTAAAAGAAATGAAGAAGAAGGGCTTGAAGGAGGCTACACAACTCTACCACGTCTCCTCAAGCCCGGTTCACGATACCTCGGTAGAGACCCCCGCTTCACCAACCAACCCCCACATTCCGTCACCCATTGCGTCCTCCTTTTCTGAGCTACCATCGCAGCCTTCCAGGATCACACCGGACCGACTAAATCCCAGAGTGGATCTTGTATTGGGTCCTCATGTTTCAGGTCATGGAAGTGGGGGCAGCTCCAAGTGGCGCGACCGCACTGCCGATTGGGTAGAGATGGTAGAGAGGAGCGGCATAGCAGGTGTCGCAGAGAGACCGCGAGGAAACGTGTATCACAAGAATCCACATTTCCGCAGGACCTCCAGTTTCACTGACACAAAACCTCAGCTTTCATCTTCAGGACACTTCCGGGACAGAAGCATGACTCAG GTGGGATCTCGGACCCTTCCTGAAGGAAACTCGTGGACCAAAGATAGAAGAGAGAGGCCTCAATTTAGCTCCTACCCCATTCCAGAGCATGACACCCCAAAGTTGACCCAATGTAGAGGCCAGAGTAGCAACCAGAGGAATCCCTGCATACAAAATTCCATTCCTTCTCTTAGTAATGAAGTTAAACACACAGGAACCAACACCTCGCAGAAACATGTGGACCACAGTGGTGCAGGGGAGAGACAGGTGAGTGGCGAGGTGGGAAACAGAGCTCGTGAGGGACTCTCAGGGATCGGCGGTCCAGTCACAAGTCCTAACCGTCAGCACGGAGTGAACCTCAGTGTGGAACGGGCTGAGCAGAACTGGAACCGCCGCGGTCCATCACCGATCCAAAGGAATATGCTGGCGCGAAAACTAAAGGAGGCTCAGTCCGGCTCCAGCGTCAGAGGACGTCAGCGCAGCTCCACCTTCAGTGTGTCATCATCGGACCACAGGAAAGACCAGGGCCGCCCAAGACCTGGGTCTGGATGCTACATCGGCACTGAAAGCTTTGCTTATACCCTGAGTGAGGCGGAGCAAAGGATGCTGGACCTTTCACCAGTCTACACAGAAGAGACGAATTAG